A genomic window from Rhodococcus sp. KBS0724 includes:
- a CDS encoding isopenicillin N synthase family oxygenase, with protein sequence MPIPVIDLEEWRHGSLDDRASVAAEVDRALQESGFLLVKGHGIDRSFRERIRESARSFFALDGGLKERYATAVGGRGWIPPGKEANTYVDGEQLPPDLKETYTSGWDQATGAPADDAEWFSPNVWPTEVPDLERLCNEYSQVMREFATELLGLLAVAFGLEESWFSDRCNQSTHAFNINRYPALHLTGPVDEGQYRIAPHTDFGTITILDRQAGYGGLQVYSRSDGWIDAPVVEDTYTINIGDLMARWTGDRWASTQHRVLPPSPEAPDEELISLIFFCEANLDHVVESFPPPLGLPNSYLPVTTADYLRGRINAITVP encoded by the coding sequence GTCACGGTTCCCTCGACGACCGGGCCTCTGTCGCGGCGGAAGTCGATCGCGCGCTGCAAGAGAGCGGATTTCTGCTGGTCAAGGGACACGGCATCGACCGGAGTTTCCGTGAGCGGATTCGTGAGAGTGCTCGCTCGTTCTTTGCTTTGGACGGCGGACTCAAGGAACGCTATGCCACTGCCGTTGGCGGCCGGGGTTGGATACCTCCGGGCAAAGAGGCCAACACATACGTTGACGGAGAACAACTTCCGCCCGATCTCAAAGAGACCTACACGTCCGGTTGGGATCAGGCGACGGGTGCCCCCGCCGACGATGCCGAGTGGTTTTCCCCGAATGTGTGGCCCACCGAGGTCCCCGACCTCGAACGGTTGTGTAACGAGTATTCCCAGGTGATGCGCGAGTTTGCGACTGAACTGCTCGGTCTGCTTGCTGTGGCATTCGGTCTTGAAGAGTCCTGGTTCTCCGATCGGTGCAACCAATCGACTCACGCCTTCAATATCAACCGTTACCCGGCTCTTCACTTGACCGGGCCGGTCGACGAAGGTCAGTACCGCATTGCCCCGCATACAGATTTCGGAACGATTACCATCCTCGATCGGCAGGCGGGATATGGTGGCTTGCAGGTGTATTCACGATCTGATGGGTGGATCGACGCACCTGTTGTCGAGGACACGTACACGATAAATATCGGTGACTTGATGGCTCGCTGGACAGGTGATCGGTGGGCTTCGACTCAGCATCGCGTACTACCTCCTTCGCCGGAAGCTCCTGACGAGGAGTTGATTTCACTGATCTTCTTCTGCGAGGCCAACCTTGATCATGTGGTCGAGTCGTTTCCGCCGCCATTAGGGCTGCCGAACAGTTACTTGCCGGTCACCACGGCCGACTACCTGCGTGGGCGAATCAATGCGATCACGGTGCCCTGA
- a CDS encoding AraC family transcriptional regulator, translating to MDALSMMLAGSRAEGAFLLRSLLDPPWSLRIEDHAPVTVLILVRGTAVVVSDTGQTENLGAGDVALLRGPDPYTVADQPGTPVHVLIDEAQNCAAVDGSPLEDMSVLGVRTWGNSTNGKTVMLTGTYRLDSYVSRQILDSLTPVAVVRHSIETAPMTTLLEQQIAADGPGQEVLLDRLLDLVLISAVRTWFAENPDRSPRWIKAYEDPVVGHALRLMHNRPGHSWTVASLAQEAGSSRAAFARRFTNLMGIGPVGYLTEWRLSVAADLLADPARTVSSIAREVGYSSPFALTTAFTRHHGVSPRAFRQSRAGLVS from the coding sequence ATGGATGCATTGTCGATGATGCTGGCAGGATCCCGAGCGGAAGGTGCATTTCTGTTGCGCTCGTTGCTCGATCCGCCGTGGTCGTTACGTATCGAGGACCACGCACCCGTCACCGTGCTGATTCTGGTTCGCGGCACCGCAGTCGTCGTCTCCGACACCGGACAGACCGAGAATCTCGGGGCCGGCGACGTGGCACTTTTGCGGGGGCCGGATCCCTATACAGTCGCCGATCAACCCGGCACCCCGGTCCACGTACTCATCGACGAGGCGCAGAACTGCGCCGCGGTCGACGGCTCACCACTCGAGGACATGTCAGTGCTCGGAGTTCGCACGTGGGGCAACTCTACGAACGGCAAGACCGTCATGCTCACGGGCACCTATCGTTTGGACTCCTACGTCAGCCGCCAGATCCTCGACAGCCTGACACCCGTCGCGGTAGTGCGGCACAGCATCGAAACAGCGCCGATGACAACGCTTCTGGAGCAACAGATCGCCGCGGACGGGCCTGGGCAGGAAGTGTTGTTGGACCGGCTCCTCGATCTGGTCCTGATCTCGGCGGTCCGTACGTGGTTTGCGGAAAACCCGGATCGATCACCGCGGTGGATCAAGGCCTACGAAGATCCCGTCGTCGGACATGCCTTGCGGCTCATGCACAATCGGCCGGGACACTCGTGGACAGTCGCGAGCTTGGCCCAGGAAGCCGGCAGTTCGCGAGCAGCTTTTGCTCGCCGGTTCACCAACCTCATGGGAATCGGACCGGTTGGGTACCTGACCGAGTGGCGACTGTCCGTGGCCGCGGATCTACTCGCGGACCCGGCACGAACGGTGTCGTCGATCGCGCGAGAAGTGGGCTACTCGAGCCCATTTGCCCTCACGACCGCGTTCACCCGCCATCACGGAGTGAGCCCACGAGCGTTCCGGCAATCTCGTGCCGGTCTGGTGAGCTGA
- a CDS encoding NAD(P)H-binding protein, whose amino-acid sequence MTTTGEIQSAVVIGGTGKTGARVAQRLTTAGIPNRIASRTSGTLFDWNDQTTWRSAVSGVEAAYVTYAPDLAVPESSTHIEELADLAYREGVRRMVLLSGRGEPAAQKAEQVLADSDLEWAVVRASWFAQNFSEGYLLDPIRAGHLALPVGEVGEPFIDVDDLADVAVAALTRADLLGRVLEVTGPRLLTFAEAVSAISRASGRPVIFEKIGLQQFSDGMAEVGVPSDVVELLTYLFAEVLDGRNQSVTGVVEEVLERPARDFSTFATETARTGVWS is encoded by the coding sequence ATGACTACAACAGGTGAAATTCAGTCGGCGGTAGTGATCGGTGGTACCGGCAAGACCGGTGCGCGCGTTGCACAGAGGCTGACGACAGCGGGAATACCCAACCGAATCGCGTCGAGAACATCCGGGACACTTTTCGACTGGAACGATCAGACGACATGGCGGTCCGCGGTGTCCGGTGTCGAAGCGGCATACGTGACCTATGCGCCGGACCTCGCAGTGCCGGAATCGAGCACCCACATCGAGGAACTCGCGGATCTCGCGTACCGCGAAGGGGTTCGTCGCATGGTGCTCCTGTCCGGGCGCGGTGAACCGGCGGCACAGAAAGCCGAACAGGTTCTGGCCGACAGTGACCTGGAATGGGCTGTGGTGCGGGCCAGTTGGTTTGCCCAGAACTTCAGTGAGGGGTATCTGCTCGATCCGATTCGGGCCGGCCACCTGGCACTTCCGGTAGGTGAGGTGGGGGAGCCGTTCATCGACGTCGACGATCTCGCTGACGTGGCGGTGGCCGCATTGACTCGAGCCGACCTCCTCGGCCGAGTTCTCGAGGTGACGGGTCCGCGGTTGCTCACTTTTGCGGAGGCAGTGAGTGCGATTTCGAGGGCGTCGGGCCGGCCAGTGATATTCGAAAAGATTGGACTGCAACAGTTTTCCGATGGTATGGCCGAAGTCGGCGTCCCGAGTGATGTAGTCGAGTTGCTCACGTACCTGTTCGCCGAGGTTCTCGACGGACGAAATCAAAGCGTGACCGGCGTCGTCGAAGAGGTCCTGGAACGGCCCGCCCGAGATTTCTCCACTTTTGCCACTGAGACGGCTCGAACGGGGGTTTGGTCGTGA
- a CDS encoding DUF1772 domain-containing protein: protein MKKSEIILELLVGVTALGALVAGGALFAFSSFVMPALRSVDAQTAIASMQAINLEAPRSALMLPLIGSALTALLAGIWASISRPNGWVLAVVGCIGVLAAFAVTAIYHVPRNDAFASVSTTDAGAWASYEAGWTLWNHVRVGLYLLSGIVLAVAAVLPATNVVDTAQ from the coding sequence GTGAAGAAGTCCGAAATCATTCTGGAGCTGCTGGTCGGCGTGACTGCACTCGGCGCGCTTGTCGCCGGGGGTGCGTTGTTCGCGTTCTCTTCCTTTGTGATGCCCGCCCTGCGATCGGTGGATGCGCAGACCGCGATCGCGTCGATGCAGGCGATCAACCTCGAAGCGCCACGGAGCGCCTTGATGCTGCCGCTCATCGGATCAGCGCTCACTGCACTCCTCGCCGGAATCTGGGCATCGATTTCCAGACCGAACGGCTGGGTGCTCGCTGTTGTCGGCTGCATCGGGGTACTCGCGGCGTTCGCGGTGACCGCGATCTACCACGTCCCCCGCAACGACGCGTTTGCCTCGGTCAGCACTACCGACGCAGGCGCATGGGCGTCGTACGAGGCGGGTTGGACTCTGTGGAATCACGTCAGGGTGGGGCTGTACCTGCTGTCGGGAATCGTGCTCGCGGTGGCTGCGGTACTACCAGCAACAAACGTGGTGGACACGGCCCAGTAG
- the lysS gene encoding lysine--tRNA ligase, whose protein sequence is MSDVEAQPVDDTPEQLRIRREKRERILAQGQEAYPVSVDRTHTLAQIRAEFPELEADTATGVIVGVVGRVIFMRNTGKLCFATLQEGDGTQLQAMISLAGVGEEALAAWKSDVDLGDFVFIHGEVISSRRGELSVMADAWQIASKALRPLPVAHKEMSEESRVRQRYADLIVRPEARDNARKRVAVVRALRNALESRGFLEVETPMLQTLHGGAAARPFVTHSNALDIDLYLRIAPELFLKRCVVGGIEKVFEINRNFRNEGVDSTHSPEFAMLETYEAYGTYDDSAKMIRELVQEVAQEAFGTQVLTLADGSEYDVSGEWQVLEMYPSLSAAIGTEVTPDTTVDELLALAEKVGLEVPKDKGYGHGKLVEELWEHQCGDQLYVPTFVRDFPVETSPLTRDHRSKKGVTEKWDLYIRGFELATGYSELVDPVIQRERFVDQARLASAGDDEAMVLDEEFLAAMEQGMPPTTGTGMGIDRLLMALTGLGIRETILFPIVRPSAR, encoded by the coding sequence GTGAGTGATGTAGAAGCCCAGCCAGTCGACGACACCCCCGAGCAGCTCCGTATCCGGCGCGAGAAGCGTGAACGGATCCTCGCGCAGGGGCAGGAGGCGTACCCGGTCTCGGTCGATCGCACCCACACGCTCGCGCAGATCCGCGCAGAGTTCCCGGAACTCGAAGCTGACACCGCTACCGGCGTGATTGTCGGCGTCGTCGGTCGCGTCATCTTCATGCGCAATACCGGCAAGCTGTGCTTCGCGACTCTGCAGGAAGGCGACGGCACCCAGCTGCAGGCCATGATCAGCCTCGCCGGCGTCGGCGAAGAGGCATTGGCCGCCTGGAAGTCCGACGTCGACCTCGGCGACTTCGTCTTCATCCACGGTGAGGTCATCAGCTCCCGTCGCGGCGAGCTCAGCGTGATGGCCGACGCGTGGCAGATCGCATCCAAGGCGTTGCGCCCCCTGCCGGTCGCACACAAGGAGATGAGCGAAGAGTCCCGGGTGCGTCAGCGCTACGCGGATCTGATCGTTCGGCCTGAGGCTCGGGACAATGCCCGTAAGCGTGTTGCTGTCGTCCGCGCACTGCGTAATGCTCTCGAGAGCCGCGGCTTCCTCGAGGTCGAGACGCCGATGCTGCAGACGCTGCACGGCGGCGCGGCGGCCCGCCCGTTCGTCACGCACTCGAACGCTCTCGACATCGACCTGTACCTGCGTATCGCGCCGGAACTGTTCCTCAAGCGTTGCGTCGTCGGCGGTATCGAGAAGGTCTTCGAGATCAACCGCAACTTCCGCAACGAGGGCGTCGACTCCACCCACTCGCCCGAGTTCGCAATGCTCGAGACATACGAGGCCTACGGCACGTACGACGATTCCGCGAAGATGATTCGTGAGCTCGTCCAGGAAGTTGCGCAGGAAGCATTCGGCACGCAGGTCCTCACCCTCGCCGACGGTTCCGAGTACGACGTCAGTGGCGAGTGGCAGGTCCTCGAGATGTACCCGTCGTTGTCGGCGGCCATCGGCACCGAGGTCACCCCCGATACGACGGTCGACGAGCTTCTCGCTTTGGCGGAGAAGGTCGGCCTCGAGGTTCCCAAGGATAAGGGTTACGGCCACGGCAAGCTTGTCGAGGAGCTGTGGGAGCACCAGTGCGGCGATCAGCTGTACGTCCCGACGTTTGTCCGTGACTTCCCGGTCGAGACGTCGCCCCTGACCCGTGATCACCGCAGTAAGAAGGGTGTCACCGAGAAGTGGGACCTCTACATCCGCGGGTTCGAATTGGCGACCGGCTACTCCGAACTGGTCGACCCGGTCATCCAGCGTGAGCGTTTTGTCGACCAGGCGCGCTTGGCTTCGGCCGGCGACGACGAAGCGATGGTGCTGGACGAGGAGTTCCTCGCGGCAATGGAGCAGGGCATGCCGCCGACAACGGGAACCGGCATGGGAATCGACCGCCTGCTGATGGCGCTCACCGGCCTCGGTATTCGCGAGACGATCCTCTTCCCGATCGTTCGGCCGTCCGCTCGCTAA
- a CDS encoding triacylglycerol lipase encodes MRRIRVFGGAVLAAMMLIGIGSTASAQVPLPVPTAFLAGVPQELGNPGGSAPGSNDFSCKPTEQHPNPVVLVHGTGGNRQTNWATYSPLLANEGYCVFALTYGNFPDQPWPLSAIGGMQEIPSSAAQLASFVDQVLGATGASSVDLIGHSQGTIINGYYAKFLGGADKVDNIVSVAPLWKGTLGNEQVSIGRAMRDLGVSEAAQAGFPICKACLNMGAGSEFIENLRAGGVYAPGVRYTNITTRYDELVLPYTNGLEAGPNATNIVVQDGCEQDISDHLAIAASLRAATFALNALDPLHPRPVPCNPVWPIVG; translated from the coding sequence GTGCGCAGAATCAGGGTGTTCGGGGGAGCGGTTCTTGCCGCGATGATGCTCATCGGAATCGGGTCCACTGCGTCGGCGCAGGTGCCGTTGCCCGTGCCCACTGCGTTTCTGGCCGGCGTTCCTCAGGAGTTGGGCAATCCTGGCGGTTCAGCTCCCGGATCCAACGACTTCTCTTGCAAGCCAACGGAACAGCATCCCAATCCCGTTGTGCTCGTGCACGGTACGGGTGGAAACAGGCAGACCAACTGGGCCACTTATTCGCCGCTTCTCGCCAACGAGGGCTATTGCGTTTTCGCGCTGACCTACGGCAACTTTCCGGATCAGCCGTGGCCGCTGTCGGCGATCGGTGGGATGCAGGAAATTCCCTCCAGTGCAGCGCAATTGGCTAGCTTCGTCGATCAGGTTCTGGGTGCTACGGGCGCATCGTCGGTGGATCTGATCGGACATTCGCAGGGCACGATCATCAACGGGTACTACGCGAAGTTCCTCGGTGGGGCCGACAAGGTGGACAACATCGTGTCTGTGGCGCCGCTGTGGAAGGGAACACTCGGAAATGAGCAGGTCAGTATCGGCCGCGCCATGCGTGATCTCGGGGTGTCCGAGGCGGCGCAGGCCGGATTCCCGATCTGTAAGGCCTGCTTGAACATGGGCGCGGGATCGGAGTTCATCGAGAATCTTCGTGCCGGTGGCGTTTACGCGCCGGGTGTTCGGTACACGAATATCACGACGCGATACGACGAGCTGGTTCTTCCGTACACAAATGGTCTCGAGGCTGGGCCGAACGCCACCAATATCGTCGTCCAGGACGGTTGTGAGCAAGACATCTCCGATCACCTCGCCATTGCGGCATCGCTGCGCGCTGCGACATTTGCTCTCAATGCGCTCGATCCGCTGCACCCGCGACCGGTACCGTGTAATCCGGTGTGGCCCATCGTGGGTTGA
- a CDS encoding triacylglycerol lipase, translated as MGIRAVACAAVAAAVLGAAAAPETASATTPSATTPPPSAALPVPFGFASGIALEALNPGGSAPGTNNFSCVPSAAHPDPVVLVHGTAANRQTNWAVLAPVLANEGYCVFALTFGNRADLPWPLSAAGGLAPLPESAQQLSDFVDDVLEATGASTVDLVGHSQGTTVSGYYARFLGGDDKVSKIVSIAPLWNGSEVGPPKGVGGPDFDNASFVSELRDAGVYADSVEYANIVTRYDQVVVPYTSGILAASNASNIVVQDGCEQDRSDHIAVVASQRTAALTLEALDPSTTREIPCDRVLPIIG; from the coding sequence ATGGGCATACGGGCGGTAGCCTGCGCGGCGGTTGCGGCAGCAGTACTGGGGGCTGCTGCGGCGCCGGAAACAGCGTCGGCGACTACACCGTCGGCGACTACACCACCGCCGAGCGCAGCGCTGCCCGTCCCGTTCGGCTTCGCCAGCGGTATTGCGCTGGAAGCGCTCAACCCCGGTGGCTCGGCGCCGGGAACCAACAACTTCTCGTGCGTACCTTCGGCGGCTCATCCCGATCCGGTGGTCCTCGTTCACGGAACAGCGGCAAACCGTCAGACCAACTGGGCGGTACTTGCACCGGTTCTCGCGAACGAGGGCTATTGCGTTTTTGCACTCACGTTCGGGAATCGGGCCGACCTGCCCTGGCCGTTGTCGGCGGCAGGTGGCCTCGCGCCGCTTCCGGAGAGTGCACAGCAGTTGTCGGACTTCGTCGACGACGTATTGGAGGCAACGGGTGCCTCGACAGTCGATCTCGTCGGGCATTCGCAGGGGACGACGGTCAGTGGCTACTACGCCAGGTTCCTCGGCGGTGATGACAAGGTCTCGAAGATCGTGTCGATCGCCCCGCTGTGGAACGGCTCCGAAGTCGGTCCACCGAAAGGCGTCGGCGGTCCGGATTTCGACAATGCGAGCTTTGTGTCCGAGCTGCGTGATGCCGGCGTTTATGCGGACAGTGTCGAGTACGCCAACATCGTGACGCGCTACGACCAAGTTGTGGTTCCGTACACCAGCGGAATACTCGCGGCGTCGAATGCGTCCAACATCGTGGTGCAGGACGGTTGCGAGCAAGACCGGTCGGACCACATTGCCGTGGTGGCGTCGCAGAGAACGGCGGCGTTGACGCTCGAGGCTCTCGATCCGTCGACGACCCGGGAAATCCCGTGTGATCGAGTGCTCCCGATAATCGGCTGA
- a CDS encoding ATP-dependent Clp protease ATP-binding subunit, with protein MFERFTDRARRVVVLAQEEARMLNHNYIGTEHILLGLIHEGEGVAAKSLESLGISLEGVRSQVEEIIGQGQQAPSGHIPFTPRAKKVLELSLREALQLGHNYIGTEHILLGLIREGEGVAAQVLVKLGADLNRVRQQVIQLLSGYQGKEPTETGGTRGEAGTPSTSLVLDQFGRNLTQAALEGKLDPVIGRSKEIERVMQVLSRRTKNNPVLIGEPGVGKTAVVEGLAQAIVNGEVPETLKDKQLYTLDLGSLVAGSRYRGDFEERLKKVLKEINTRGDIILFIDELHTLVGAGAAEGAIDAASILKPKLARGELQTIGATTLDEYRKYIEKDAALERRFQPVQVGEPTVEHTIEILKGLRDRYEAHHRVSITDGALVAAATLADRYINDRFLPDKAIDLIDEAGARMRIRRMTAPPDLREFDDRIADARREKESAIDAQDFEKAANLRDKEKTLVAQRAEREKQWRAGDLDVIAEVDDEQIAEVLGNWTGIPVFKLTEEETTRLLRMEEELHKRIIGQEEAVKSVSKAIRRTRAGLKDPKRPSGSFIFAGPSGVGKTELAKSLANFLFGDDDALIQIDMGEFHDRFTASRLFGAPPGYVGYEEGGQLTEKVRRKPFSVVLFDEIEKAHQEIYNTLLQVLEDGRLTDGQGRTVDFKNTVLIFTSNLGTSDISKAVGLGFSSGTGTGSNYERMKLKVHDELKKHFRPEFLNRIDDIVVFHQLTNEQIVQMVDLMLARVEKALKNKDMAMEVTDKAKSLLAKRGFDPVLGARPLRRTIQREIEDQMSEKILFGEIGPGHIVLVDVENWDGEGSGEDAKFTFTPTKKPIDVPDAPPIELTKAGESESAAE; from the coding sequence ATGTTCGAGAGGTTCACCGATCGCGCGCGGCGCGTTGTTGTCCTGGCTCAAGAAGAAGCCAGGATGCTCAACCACAACTACATCGGTACGGAGCACATCCTCCTCGGCCTCATTCACGAGGGCGAAGGTGTTGCCGCCAAGTCGTTGGAGTCGTTGGGTATCTCCCTCGAGGGAGTCCGCAGCCAGGTCGAGGAGATCATCGGCCAGGGCCAGCAGGCTCCGTCCGGTCACATCCCCTTCACGCCGCGTGCCAAGAAGGTCCTGGAGCTGAGTCTGCGCGAGGCGCTGCAGCTCGGACACAACTACATCGGCACAGAGCACATCCTGCTCGGCCTCATCCGCGAGGGTGAGGGCGTTGCAGCCCAGGTTCTGGTCAAGCTCGGTGCCGATCTCAACCGCGTCCGCCAGCAGGTTATCCAGCTGCTGTCGGGCTACCAAGGCAAAGAGCCCACCGAAACCGGTGGCACCCGCGGAGAGGCCGGCACGCCGTCCACCTCGCTCGTGCTCGACCAGTTCGGTCGCAACCTGACGCAAGCTGCCCTCGAAGGCAAGCTGGACCCGGTCATCGGCCGCTCGAAGGAAATCGAGCGTGTCATGCAGGTTCTCTCGCGTCGTACCAAGAACAACCCGGTCCTCATCGGTGAACCCGGTGTCGGTAAGACCGCTGTGGTCGAGGGCCTGGCTCAGGCAATCGTCAACGGCGAGGTCCCCGAGACCCTCAAGGACAAGCAGCTGTACACGCTCGACCTCGGGTCGCTCGTGGCCGGTAGCCGCTACCGCGGTGACTTCGAAGAGCGCCTGAAGAAGGTTCTCAAGGAGATCAACACTCGCGGCGACATCATCCTGTTCATCGACGAGCTGCACACTCTCGTGGGTGCGGGCGCGGCCGAGGGCGCTATCGACGCGGCCTCCATCCTCAAGCCCAAGCTTGCCCGCGGTGAGCTGCAGACCATCGGTGCCACCACTCTCGACGAGTACCGCAAGTACATCGAGAAGGATGCCGCTCTCGAGCGTCGTTTCCAGCCCGTTCAGGTGGGCGAGCCCACCGTCGAGCACACCATCGAGATCCTCAAGGGTCTTCGTGATCGCTACGAAGCTCACCACCGTGTATCCATCACGGACGGCGCTCTCGTGGCAGCTGCGACGCTGGCCGACCGGTACATCAACGACCGCTTCTTGCCGGACAAGGCGATCGACCTCATCGACGAGGCGGGCGCGCGAATGCGCATCCGTCGGATGACTGCACCGCCGGACCTGCGCGAATTCGACGATCGCATCGCCGACGCGCGTCGCGAGAAGGAGTCCGCGATCGACGCGCAGGACTTCGAGAAGGCCGCGAACCTGCGTGACAAGGAGAAGACCCTCGTCGCTCAGCGCGCTGAGCGTGAGAAGCAGTGGCGTGCGGGCGACCTCGATGTCATCGCCGAGGTCGACGACGAGCAGATCGCCGAGGTTCTGGGCAACTGGACCGGCATCCCCGTCTTCAAGCTCACCGAGGAGGAGACCACTCGTCTGCTCCGCATGGAAGAGGAACTGCACAAGCGGATCATCGGCCAGGAAGAGGCAGTCAAGTCCGTCTCCAAGGCGATCCGTCGTACGCGTGCAGGTCTGAAGGATCCCAAGCGTCCCTCGGGCTCGTTCATCTTCGCCGGTCCGTCCGGTGTCGGTAAGACGGAGCTCGCGAAGTCGCTCGCCAACTTCCTGTTCGGTGACGACGACGCTCTGATCCAGATCGACATGGGCGAGTTCCACGACCGCTTCACCGCTTCGCGTCTGTTCGGTGCCCCTCCCGGGTACGTCGGATACGAAGAGGGCGGCCAGCTCACCGAGAAGGTGCGCCGCAAGCCGTTCAGCGTGGTGCTGTTCGACGAGATCGAGAAGGCACACCAGGAGATCTACAACACCCTCCTGCAGGTGCTCGAGGACGGCCGTCTCACCGACGGTCAGGGCCGTACCGTCGACTTCAAGAACACGGTGCTGATCTTCACGTCCAACCTCGGTACGTCGGATATCTCCAAGGCTGTCGGCCTGGGCTTCAGCTCGGGAACGGGCACCGGCTCGAACTACGAGCGGATGAAGCTCAAGGTGCACGACGAGCTGAAGAAGCATTTCCGCCCCGAGTTCTTGAACCGTATCGACGACATCGTCGTGTTCCATCAGCTCACGAACGAGCAGATCGTTCAGATGGTGGACCTGATGCTTGCTCGCGTCGAGAAGGCACTCAAGAACAAGGACATGGCCATGGAGGTCACCGACAAGGCCAAGTCGCTTCTGGCCAAGCGCGGATTCGATCCGGTACTGGGTGCACGACCGCTGCGTCGCACCATCCAGCGCGAGATCGAGGACCAGATGTCCGAGAAGATCCTCTTCGGAGAGATCGGACCCGGCCACATCGTGCTCGTCGACGTCGAGAACTGGGACGGCGAAGGCTCGGGTGAGGACGCGAAGTTCACGTTCACGCCCACCAAGAAGCCGATCGACGTGCCGGACGCACCGCCGATCGAGCTGACCAAGGCAGGCGAAAGCGAAAGCGCCGCAGAGTAA
- a CDS encoding nucleoside deaminase: MNEIEMGHLRRCVELATEALAEGDEPFGSVLAAADGTFLAEDRNRIAGGDSTRHPEFELARWAAQYLTPEERSTATVFTSGEHCPMCSAAHAWVGLGRIVYICSSAQLGEWLTEWGVPPAPVKSLSINEVAPNIPVEGPVSELVPQVQELHRKLHLRSV, encoded by the coding sequence ATGAACGAAATCGAGATGGGCCACCTGCGTCGCTGCGTCGAATTGGCCACGGAGGCATTGGCTGAGGGTGACGAACCGTTCGGATCGGTACTCGCTGCCGCTGACGGGACTTTTCTCGCGGAGGACCGAAATCGAATTGCGGGAGGCGACAGCACCCGGCACCCGGAATTCGAGTTGGCGCGGTGGGCCGCGCAGTATCTGACTCCGGAAGAGCGCTCGACGGCAACGGTATTCACCTCCGGTGAGCATTGCCCGATGTGTTCCGCCGCGCACGCGTGGGTGGGACTGGGCCGGATCGTGTACATCTGCTCCTCAGCCCAGTTGGGCGAATGGCTCACCGAGTGGGGAGTGCCTCCGGCGCCGGTGAAGTCGCTGTCGATCAACGAGGTAGCGCCGAACATTCCTGTCGAAGGTCCGGTTTCGGAGTTGGTCCCGCAGGTGCAAGAGCTACATCGGAAGTTGCATTTGCGGAGCGTGTGA